One part of the Trichoplusia ni isolate ovarian cell line Hi5 chromosome 2, tn1, whole genome shotgun sequence genome encodes these proteins:
- the LOC113502233 gene encoding 3-ketoacyl-CoA thiolase, mitochondrial-like gives MKMGRAFKDVHPSELFAAAARVAFRDCGLSPNVVDTANVGQVYTISGSADGVLTHRHSALRSGVPYETPVLGVNRLCGSGFQAIINSAQDILLGAAEISLAGGTENMSAIPYVVRGVRFGSHFGKPIDFEDHLKAGSVDSYCNFTMAQTAENLAEIYGITREQADEFAFRSQMKWKAGYEAGAFEAEIAPVTVVIDGKEVTVMKDEHPRPNTTMMSLSQLPVLFREGGVGTIGNSTGVNDGAAVLILASQEAIRTHDLTPLVRVAGWSVAGVEPRVMGLGPVPAIRQLLGAAALTMDDMDMIEINEQFAAQALASVIELNVDQDKLNVNGGAIALGHPAGASGARIAAHLTHELRRRHLKRGIGSTCIGGGQGIAMLIETV, from the exons ATGAAAATGGGCCGAGCATTCAAAGATGTCCACCCTTCAGAATTGTTCGCTGCCGCCGCAAGAGTTGCCTTCAGAGACTGCGGACTATCTCCTAATGTAGTGGACACTGCTAACGTGGGACAAGTTTATACG ATAAGTGGATCAGCAGACGGAGTGCTGACTCACCGACACTCTGCTCTGAGGTCAGGTGTGCCTTACGAAACTCCCGTTTTAGGAGTAAACCGGCTATGTGGCTCTGGTTTCCAAGCTATTATAAATAGTGCACAG GATATTCTCTTAGGAGCGGCGGAAATATCATTAGCTGGTGGGACGGAGAACATGTCAGCCATTCCATACGTAGTGAGAGGCGTTCGTTTTGGATCCCACTTCGGAAAACCTATTGACTTTGAAGACCACTTAAAAGCCGGCTCCGTGGACTCATATTGCAACTTTACAATGGCTCAAACTGCAGAGAACTTAGCTGAAATTTATGGAATAACGCGGGAACAGGCGGACGAGTTCGCTTTTAGGTCCCAAATGAAGTGGAAAGCTG GTTACGAAGCCGGTGCTTTTGAAGCTGAGATAGCACCAGTGACGGTGGTTATTGACGGGAAAGAAGTGACAGTGATGAAGGATGAGCATCCTCGCCCGAACACCACGATGATGTCACTCAGTCAACTGCCGGTACTTTTCAGAGAGGGTGGCGTAGGCACTATTGGGAATTCTACG GGTGTCAATGATGGCGCTGCAGTTCTTATCCTTGCAAGCCAGGAAGCTATAAGGACACATGACTTAACTCCGCTGGTGCGAGTCGCAGGCTGGTCGGTTGCCGGTGTGGAGCCAAGAGTCATGGGCCTCGGACCGGTGCCGGCCATCAGACAGCTGCTGGGGGCGGCTGCCTTAACAATGGATGATATGGATATGATTGAG ATTAACGAACAGTTTGCAGCCCAAGCCCTGGCTAGTGTAATAGAACTGAATGTAGACCAGGACAAGCTCAACGTGAACGGAGGAGCCATAGCGCTGGGCCACCCTGCAGGTGCCTCTGGGGCCAGAATAGCTGCACATCTTACACATGAGCTAAG GCGCCGCCATCTGAAACGCGGTATTGGGTCAACATGCATCGGCGGCGGTCAAGGGATAGCCATGTTAATTGAAACTGTATAA
- the LOC113502219 gene encoding 3-ketoacyl-CoA thiolase, mitochondrial-like → MAVALNKGIFIVAAKRTPFGKYGGAFRDVFPADLLAVAAKDALKAGNVAAEVVDTVNIGQVYGVSGSSDGGLAPRHASIKSGIPIDKPALGVNRLCGSGFQAVINSAQDILTGAAQVSLAGGTENMSAVPYVVRNARFGVPLGVKVPFEDVLTSSSLDTFCNFTMPQTAENLAEKYGLQRQEVDQYALQSQQRWKAAHDQGVFKSEMSPVTVKVKKQEKVVEVDEHPRPDTNSDMLSKLPVLFRKGGVVTAGNSSGVNDGAGAIILATEEAVKQHNLTPLVRLLGWSFVGVDPAVMGIGPVPAIQSLLQATGLKLDDIDMVEINEAFSAQTLACAKELGLDQSKLNVNGGAIAMGHPVGASGARITAHLAHELRRRGLKRGIGSACIGGGQGIALLLETV, encoded by the exons ATGGCGGTTGCATTAAATAAAG GGATCTTCATAGTAGCGGCGAAACGTACGCCTTTCGGCAAATACGGAGGTGCCTTCAGAGACGTGTTCCCAGCAGACCTGCTGGCTGTGGCCGCTAAGGATGCACTGAAAGCCGGCAATGTAGCCGCCGAAGTTGTTGATACCGTCAACATCGGACAGGTTTATGGG GTGAGTGGTTCATCAGATGGTGGTCTAGCGCCCCGACACGCCTCCATCAAGTCTGGCATCCCTATTGATAAGCCAGCTCTGGGTGTCAACAGACTCTGCGGCTCCGGCTTCCAAGCTGTTATCAACAGTGCTCAG GACATCTTAACTGGAGCTGCCCAAGTTTCTCTAGCTGGTGGCACAGAGAACATGTCGGCAGTGCCCTACGTTGTCAGAAACGCTCGCTTTGGAGTACCCTTAGGTGTCAAAGTGCCTTTCGAAGATGTCTTGACTTCGTCTTCCTTGGACACTTTCTGCAACTTCACAATGCCACAGACTGCTGAGAACTTGGCCGAGAAATATGGACTCCAGAGGCAGGAGGTCGATCAATACGCACTGCAATCCCAGCAAAGATGGAAAGCAG CTCACGACCAGGGTGTGTTTAAGTCGGAAATGTCCCCGGTCACGGTGAAGGTCAAGAAGCAGGAGAAGGTGGTAGAGGTGGACGAGCACCCGCGCCCCGATACCAACAGCGACATGCTGAGCAAGCTGCCCGTGCTGTTCCGGAAGGGAGGCGTCGTCACTGCAGGAAACTCTTCC gGTGTTAACGACGGCGCTGGAGCTATTATCCTGGCGACTGAAGAGGCAGTAAAGCAGCACAACCTGACTCCACTGGTGCGTCTGCTCGGCTGGTCGTTCGTGGGTGTGGACCCCGCCGTCATGGGCATCGGACCAGTGCCAGCAATACAGTCCCTGCTGCAAGCCACGGGACTCAAGCTTGATGATATTGATATGGTTGAG aTCAACGAAGCCTTCTCAGCTCAGACTTTAGCGTGCGCCAAGGAGCTAGGTTTGGACCAAAGCAAGTTGAACGTTAACGGTGGAGCTATCGCTATGGGCCACCCAGTGGGCGCGTCTGGGGCTAGGATCACTGCACATCTCGCTCATGAACTCAG ACGCCGTGGACTGAAGAGAGGCATTGGATCAGCTTGCATCGGAGGAGGACAAGGAATCGCTCTCCTTCTCGAGACTGTTTAA